From the Paraburkholderia sp. PREW-6R genome, one window contains:
- the ttcA gene encoding tRNA 2-thiocytidine(32) synthetase TtcA, with protein sequence MNAPEILNNDADSGVKVKTPLTRREQKEAYENNKLFKRLARQVGQAIGDFNMIEDGDKVMVCLSGGKDSYAMLEILMRLRERAPINFDIVAVNLDQKQPGFPEHVLPEYLKQLDIPFHIENQDTYSIVKRLVPEGKTTCSLCSRLRRGILYRVAGELGATKIALGHHRDDILQTLLLNMFYGGKLKGMPPKLQSDDGKNIVIRPLAYVKETDLEKYAELREFPIIPCNLCGSQPNLKRAEMKALVRDWEKRFPGRIENMFNALSNVVPSHLMDPKLFQFASLRATGEADSQGDIAFDEDPCSSESGNTTMLGASKPISIVQFDDV encoded by the coding sequence ATGAACGCGCCAGAAATCCTGAATAACGATGCCGACTCCGGCGTGAAGGTCAAAACTCCGCTCACGCGCCGCGAGCAGAAGGAAGCCTACGAGAATAACAAACTGTTCAAACGCCTCGCGCGCCAGGTGGGGCAGGCGATCGGCGACTTCAATATGATCGAGGACGGCGACAAGGTGATGGTCTGTCTGTCCGGCGGCAAGGACAGCTATGCAATGCTCGAGATCCTGATGCGGCTGCGCGAGCGCGCGCCGATCAACTTCGACATTGTCGCGGTGAATCTCGATCAGAAACAGCCGGGCTTTCCGGAGCACGTGCTGCCGGAATATCTGAAGCAACTCGACATTCCGTTTCACATCGAGAATCAGGACACATACAGCATCGTCAAGCGGCTGGTGCCGGAGGGCAAGACCACCTGCTCGCTGTGCTCGCGGCTGCGGCGCGGCATTCTGTACCGCGTGGCGGGCGAACTCGGCGCGACCAAAATCGCGCTTGGTCATCACCGTGACGACATTCTGCAGACGCTGCTGCTCAACATGTTCTACGGCGGCAAGCTGAAGGGCATGCCGCCCAAGCTGCAATCGGACGACGGCAAGAATATCGTGATTCGCCCACTTGCCTATGTGAAGGAAACGGATCTGGAAAAGTATGCGGAATTGCGCGAATTTCCGATTATCCCGTGCAATCTGTGCGGCAGTCAGCCGAATCTAAAACGCGCTGAAATGAAGGCGCTCGTGCGCGATTGGGAAAAACGTTTTCCGGGGCGCATCGAAAACATGTTCAATGCATTGTCGAATGTCGTGCCGTCACACTTGATGGACCCCAAGCTGTTCCAGTTCGCCAGTCTGCGCGCCACGGGCGAAGCCGATTCACAAGGCGATATCGCATTCGATGAAGACCCGTGTTCGAGCGAGTCGGGCAACACCACAATGCTCGGTGCATCAAAACCAATATCGATTGTTCAGTTCGACGACGTTTGA
- a CDS encoding dihydroneopterin aldolase, giving the protein MFAALSHPRLADCRRLFLRNYEVHINIGVHDFEKRGEQRVVINVELYVPLALSTPVQDRLAEVVDYDFMRSTISRRVEQGHIHLQETLCDDLVKTMLEHPQVRAARVSTEKPDVYPDCDAVGVEVFRIKED; this is encoded by the coding sequence ATGTTTGCCGCTCTTTCGCATCCCCGGCTCGCCGATTGCCGCCGGCTCTTTCTGCGCAATTACGAAGTGCACATCAACATTGGCGTGCACGATTTCGAGAAGCGCGGCGAACAGCGCGTCGTGATCAACGTCGAACTGTATGTGCCGCTCGCGCTCTCCACGCCGGTTCAGGACAGGCTCGCCGAAGTGGTCGACTATGATTTCATGCGCTCCACCATTTCGCGGCGCGTCGAGCAGGGGCATATCCATCTGCAGGAAACGCTGTGCGACGACCTCGTCAAGACCATGCTCGAGCATCCGCAGGTGCGCGCCGCGCGCGTGTCGACCGAGAAACCCGACGTTTATCCAGACTGCGACGCCGTGGGCGTTGAAGTTTTCCGCATCAAAGAGGATTGA
- a CDS encoding SDR family oxidoreductase, translating to MTVSLDTAGAPAPDMPRVVLITGAARRIGRALALGFAARGWDVAVHYGSSGEEAGQLVAEITALGRRAVALQAELGDEAAVKRLLPACIAALGRPACIVNNASRFEEDTARDVGYDLLLKLTAMNVGAPLVLARMLFEATPEAAYTDESQRGVVINVLDQKLYNMNPDYLSYTLTKAAMQTATVALAQALAPKVRVVGLAPGLTMQSGDQTPDGFEAAHRVTPLGRASRPEDIVAAALYLADAAGVTGTTLVVDGGQHLVPLPRDVMFLTGA from the coding sequence ATGACCGTCTCTCTGGACACCGCCGGCGCGCCCGCGCCCGATATGCCGCGCGTCGTGCTGATTACCGGCGCCGCCCGCCGTATCGGGCGGGCGCTTGCGCTGGGCTTCGCGGCTCGGGGCTGGGACGTGGCCGTCCATTACGGCAGTTCGGGCGAGGAAGCGGGCCAGCTGGTTGCCGAAATCACCGCTTTGGGGCGCCGTGCAGTCGCTCTGCAGGCCGAATTGGGTGACGAAGCCGCGGTTAAGCGGCTTTTGCCGGCGTGTATCGCCGCGCTCGGCCGTCCGGCGTGCATCGTCAACAATGCGTCGCGTTTCGAGGAAGATACGGCGCGCGACGTCGGCTACGACCTGCTGTTGAAGCTGACCGCGATGAACGTCGGCGCGCCGCTGGTGCTCGCGCGCATGCTGTTCGAGGCGACGCCCGAGGCCGCGTACACCGACGAAAGCCAGCGCGGCGTGGTGATCAACGTGCTGGATCAGAAGTTGTACAACATGAATCCGGACTACCTGTCGTACACGCTGACCAAGGCCGCAATGCAGACAGCGACCGTCGCGCTCGCTCAGGCGCTCGCGCCGAAGGTCCGTGTGGTCGGCCTTGCGCCCGGTCTGACCATGCAGTCGGGCGACCAGACGCCGGACGGATTCGAGGCCGCCCACCGTGTTACGCCTCTGGGTCGCGCGTCGCGGCCCGAGGATATTGTCGCCGCCGCGCTGTATCTGGCCGATGCAGCGGGCGTCACCGGAACGACGCTGGTGGTCGACGGCGGGCAGCACCTCGTGCCGCTGCCGCGCGACGTAATGTTTTTGACGGGCGCCTGA
- a CDS encoding SAM-dependent methyltransferase: MNPIAHQPDSLPAPGPGALAQSEALVAQLRAELEAAGGWLPFDRYMERALYSPGFGYYSGGARKFGLRGDDGSDFVTAPELSPLFAPTLARPVAEALQASGTRNLLEFGAGTGKLAAGLVNALDELGVEFDSYSIVDLSGELRERQRETIEAAAPALAAKVRWLDALPEQFEGVVIGNEVLDAMPVKLFANLGGVWHERGVVWRDEAFAFEDRPVTRSGPADHALLAEIETFGENYVTETHDAARAFIRTVCTMLTRGAAFFIDYGFPQHEYYHAQRAQGTLMCHYRHRAHGDPFLYPGLQDITAHVEFTGIAEAGVEAGADLLGFTSQARFLMNAGITDALSSIDPTDTTRFLPAANAVQKLLSEAEMGELFKVIAFSRGLTETLKAFSSGDRSHTL; the protein is encoded by the coding sequence ATGAATCCGATAGCTCACCAACCCGATAGTTTACCTGCTCCCGGCCCAGGCGCGCTTGCCCAGTCGGAAGCGCTGGTCGCGCAATTGCGCGCGGAGCTCGAAGCCGCCGGCGGCTGGCTGCCGTTCGACCGCTACATGGAACGCGCGCTGTACTCGCCGGGATTCGGCTATTACAGCGGTGGCGCGCGCAAATTCGGGCTACGTGGCGACGACGGCAGCGACTTCGTCACCGCGCCCGAGCTGTCCCCCCTGTTCGCGCCGACGCTGGCGCGTCCGGTCGCCGAGGCTCTGCAGGCGAGCGGCACGCGGAACCTGCTGGAATTCGGGGCGGGCACGGGCAAACTGGCTGCGGGCCTCGTCAATGCGCTGGACGAATTGGGCGTGGAGTTCGACAGCTATTCGATCGTGGATCTGTCGGGCGAACTGCGTGAGCGTCAGCGCGAAACGATCGAAGCCGCCGCGCCGGCGCTGGCGGCGAAAGTGCGCTGGCTGGATGCGTTGCCCGAACAGTTCGAAGGCGTGGTGATCGGCAACGAGGTGCTGGACGCAATGCCCGTGAAGCTGTTTGCCAACCTTGGCGGCGTCTGGCACGAGCGCGGCGTGGTATGGCGCGACGAAGCGTTCGCTTTCGAGGACCGGCCCGTGACACGTTCCGGACCGGCCGACCACGCGTTGCTCGCCGAAATCGAAACGTTCGGCGAAAACTACGTGACCGAGACGCACGACGCCGCGCGCGCCTTCATCCGCACCGTCTGCACGATGCTCACGCGCGGCGCGGCGTTTTTCATCGATTACGGCTTCCCGCAGCACGAGTACTACCATGCGCAGCGGGCGCAAGGCACGTTGATGTGCCATTACCGGCACCGCGCGCATGGCGACCCGTTCCTCTATCCGGGCTTGCAGGACATCACCGCGCATGTGGAATTCACCGGCATCGCCGAAGCGGGCGTCGAAGCAGGCGCCGATCTGCTGGGCTTCACCTCGCAGGCGCGTTTTCTGATGAATGCGGGTATTACCGACGCGCTTTCGTCGATCGATCCGACCGACACCACGCGCTTCCTGCCCGCCGCCAACGCAGTGCAAAAATTGCTGTCGGAAGCGGAGATGGGCGAGCTGTTCAAAGTGATTGCCTTTTCGCGCGGACTGACGGAGACGCTCAAGGCGTTCTCCAGCGGCGACCGCTCGCATACGCTGTGA
- a CDS encoding DUF2905 domain-containing protein: MIRWLLTTFIAVAVLSSCWPWLRKIGIGRMPGDVTVRLFGRVYQFPFMSTLVLSMLLSLIARML; the protein is encoded by the coding sequence ATGATCCGCTGGCTGTTGACAACGTTTATCGCGGTGGCGGTGCTGTCGTCATGCTGGCCGTGGCTCAGGAAGATCGGCATTGGCCGCATGCCCGGTGATGTGACGGTGCGCCTCTTCGGGCGTGTTTATCAGTTTCCGTTCATGTCGACGCTGGTGTTGTCGATGCTGTTGTCGCTGATCGCAAGAATGCTTTAA